One window from the genome of Carassius carassius chromosome 15, fCarCar2.1, whole genome shotgun sequence encodes:
- the skap2 gene encoding src kinase-associated phosphoprotein 2 isoform X3, which translates to MRSIPEDLATLISDLETFLTDVLKGENLSKKAKEKKDAFIKRIKDVKSSYSQDFKDKRDEDLPEPDEADTNDGGSLQSEQNERDEESVYDGVQQYPPVAAQDLQSVLKSGYLEKRRKDHSFFGNEWQKRWCALSNNIFYYYGSEKDKQQKGEFNIVGYTVKLNNTLRKDAKRDCCFEVSAPDKRVYQFCAASEKDAKEWVEHVDFLIKDMGGVIPVDEMDEEYDDCLSMNQPTNHPEPIDDDIYEELPEEDTPQPVKPAVTLANKPPPSTPVTAANKGTDYTNYFQGLWDCAGEHPDELSFKRGDTIYILSKEYDMFGWWVGEMKGVIGIVPKEYLLELYVL; encoded by the exons ATGAGGTCCATCCCGGAAGACTTGGCGACACTTATTTCAG ATCTGGAAACTTTTTTAACCGATGTCCTTAAAGGGGAGAATCTGAGCAAGAAAGCAAAAGAGAAAAAGGATGCCTTTATCAAGCGCATTAAAGATGTGAAATCGAG CTACTCTCAAGATTTCAAGGACAAAC GAGATGAAGATCTTCCAGAGCCTGATGAAGCAGACACTAACGACGGAGGATCACTGCAGTCCGAGCAGAATGAAAGAGATGAGGAAAGCGTTTATGATG GAGTTCAACAGTATCCTCCTGTGGCAGCTCAGGACCTTCAGTCCGTTTTAAAGAGTGGCTACCTGGAGAAACGCAGAAAGG AtcacagcttctttggcaatgaatggcAGAAGAGATGGTGTGCTTTAAGCAACAACATATTCTACTACTATGGCAGTGAGAAAG ATAAACAGCAGAAGGGAGAGTTTAATATTGTCGGATACACAGTCAAATTGAACAACACCCTACGGAAAGATGCAAAGCGAGATTGCTGCTTTGAGGTCTCTGCTCCAGACAAGCGTGTATATCAG TTCTGTGCTGCATCCGAGAAAGATGCAAAAGAGTGGGTGGAGCACGTTGACTTTCTGATCAAAG ACATGGGTGGAGTCATTCCTGTAGATGAAATGGATGAAGAGTATGATGACTGTTTATCTAtgaaccaaccaaccaaccatccTGAACCTATTGATGATGACATTTACGAAGAGCTCCCAG AGGAAGATACACCCCAACCTGTTAAACCAGCAGTGACCCTGGCCAACAAACCCCCACCATCTACCCCTGTGACAG CAGCGAACAAGGGCACAGACTACACCAACTATTTCCAGGGCTTGTGGGATTGTGCTGGAGAGCATCCCGATGAGCTCTCCTTCAAGCGAGGAGACACCATCTACATCCTCAGCAAG
- the skap2 gene encoding src kinase-associated phosphoprotein 2 isoform X2: MRSIPEDLATLISDLETFLTDVLKGENLSKKAKEKKDAFIKRIKDVKSRYDEILCCVGDEDLPEPDEADTNDGGSLQSEQNERDEESVYDGVQQYPPVAAQDLQSVLKSGYLEKRRKDHSFFGNEWQKRWCALSNNIFYYYGSEKDKQQKGEFNIVGYTVKLNNTLRKDAKRDCCFEVSAPDKRVYQFCAASEKDAKEWVEHVDFLIKDMGGVIPVDEMDEEYDDCLSMNQPTNHPEPIDDDIYEELPEEDTPQPVKPAVTLANKPPPSTPVTAAANKGTDYTNYFQGLWDCAGEHPDELSFKRGDTIYILSKEYDMFGWWVGEMKGVIGIVPKEYLLELYVL, from the exons ATGAGGTCCATCCCGGAAGACTTGGCGACACTTATTTCAG ATCTGGAAACTTTTTTAACCGATGTCCTTAAAGGGGAGAATCTGAGCAAGAAAGCAAAAGAGAAAAAGGATGCCTTTATCAAGCGCATTAAAGATGTGAAATCGAGGTACGACGAAAT ACTCTGTTGTGTAGGAGATGAAGATCTTCCAGAGCCTGATGAAGCAGACACTAACGACGGAGGATCACTGCAGTCCGAGCAGAATGAAAGAGATGAGGAAAGCGTTTATGATG GAGTTCAACAGTATCCTCCTGTGGCAGCTCAGGACCTTCAGTCCGTTTTAAAGAGTGGCTACCTGGAGAAACGCAGAAAGG AtcacagcttctttggcaatgaatggcAGAAGAGATGGTGTGCTTTAAGCAACAACATATTCTACTACTATGGCAGTGAGAAAG ATAAACAGCAGAAGGGAGAGTTTAATATTGTCGGATACACAGTCAAATTGAACAACACCCTACGGAAAGATGCAAAGCGAGATTGCTGCTTTGAGGTCTCTGCTCCAGACAAGCGTGTATATCAG TTCTGTGCTGCATCCGAGAAAGATGCAAAAGAGTGGGTGGAGCACGTTGACTTTCTGATCAAAG ACATGGGTGGAGTCATTCCTGTAGATGAAATGGATGAAGAGTATGATGACTGTTTATCTAtgaaccaaccaaccaaccatccTGAACCTATTGATGATGACATTTACGAAGAGCTCCCAG AGGAAGATACACCCCAACCTGTTAAACCAGCAGTGACCCTGGCCAACAAACCCCCACCATCTACCCCTGTGACAG CAGCAGCGAACAAGGGCACAGACTACACCAACTATTTCCAGGGCTTGTGGGATTGTGCTGGAGAGCATCCCGATGAGCTCTCCTTCAAGCGAGGAGACACCATCTACATCCTCAGCAAG
- the skap2 gene encoding src kinase-associated phosphoprotein 2 isoform X1 — protein MRSIPEDLATLISDLETFLTDVLKGENLSKKAKEKKDAFIKRIKDVKSSYSQDFKDKRDEDLPEPDEADTNDGGSLQSEQNERDEESVYDGVQQYPPVAAQDLQSVLKSGYLEKRRKDHSFFGNEWQKRWCALSNNIFYYYGSEKDKQQKGEFNIVGYTVKLNNTLRKDAKRDCCFEVSAPDKRVYQFCAASEKDAKEWVEHVDFLIKDMGGVIPVDEMDEEYDDCLSMNQPTNHPEPIDDDIYEELPEEDTPQPVKPAVTLANKPPPSTPVTAAANKGTDYTNYFQGLWDCAGEHPDELSFKRGDTIYILSKEYDMFGWWVGEMKGVIGIVPKEYLLELYVL, from the exons ATGAGGTCCATCCCGGAAGACTTGGCGACACTTATTTCAG ATCTGGAAACTTTTTTAACCGATGTCCTTAAAGGGGAGAATCTGAGCAAGAAAGCAAAAGAGAAAAAGGATGCCTTTATCAAGCGCATTAAAGATGTGAAATCGAG CTACTCTCAAGATTTCAAGGACAAAC GAGATGAAGATCTTCCAGAGCCTGATGAAGCAGACACTAACGACGGAGGATCACTGCAGTCCGAGCAGAATGAAAGAGATGAGGAAAGCGTTTATGATG GAGTTCAACAGTATCCTCCTGTGGCAGCTCAGGACCTTCAGTCCGTTTTAAAGAGTGGCTACCTGGAGAAACGCAGAAAGG AtcacagcttctttggcaatgaatggcAGAAGAGATGGTGTGCTTTAAGCAACAACATATTCTACTACTATGGCAGTGAGAAAG ATAAACAGCAGAAGGGAGAGTTTAATATTGTCGGATACACAGTCAAATTGAACAACACCCTACGGAAAGATGCAAAGCGAGATTGCTGCTTTGAGGTCTCTGCTCCAGACAAGCGTGTATATCAG TTCTGTGCTGCATCCGAGAAAGATGCAAAAGAGTGGGTGGAGCACGTTGACTTTCTGATCAAAG ACATGGGTGGAGTCATTCCTGTAGATGAAATGGATGAAGAGTATGATGACTGTTTATCTAtgaaccaaccaaccaaccatccTGAACCTATTGATGATGACATTTACGAAGAGCTCCCAG AGGAAGATACACCCCAACCTGTTAAACCAGCAGTGACCCTGGCCAACAAACCCCCACCATCTACCCCTGTGACAG CAGCAGCGAACAAGGGCACAGACTACACCAACTATTTCCAGGGCTTGTGGGATTGTGCTGGAGAGCATCCCGATGAGCTCTCCTTCAAGCGAGGAGACACCATCTACATCCTCAGCAAG